In Lacerta agilis isolate rLacAgi1 chromosome 8, rLacAgi1.pri, whole genome shotgun sequence, one genomic interval encodes:
- the MACO1 gene encoding macoilin — MKRRSADCSKLRRPLKRNRITEGIYGSTFLYLKFLVVWALVLLADFVLEFRFEYLWPFWLFIRSVYDSFRYQGLAFSVFFVCVAFTSNIICLLFIPIQWLFFAASTYVWVQYVWHTERGVCLPTVSLWILFVYIEAAIRFKDLKNFHVDLCRPFAAHCIGYPVVTLGFGFKSYVSYKMRLRKQKEVQKENEFYMQLLQQALPPEQQMLQRQEREAEEAAKGLSDMDSSILLQHNGGIPANKKLSSTLPELEYREKGKEKDKDAKKHNLGINNNILQPVDSKIQEIEYMENHINSKRLNNDLVGSTENLLKEDSCTASSKNYKNASGVVNSSPRSHSATNGSIPSASAKNDKKQKCTSKSPSTHKDLMENCIPNNQLSKPDALVRLEQDIKKLKADLQASRQIEQELRSQIGSLTSTERGIRSEIGQLRQENELLQNKLHNAVQMKQKDKQTIGQLEKKLKAEQEARTFVEKQLMEEKKRKKLEEATAARAVAFAAATRGECTETLRNRIRDLETECKKLTIDIKLKEDQIRDLEMKVQELRKYKENEKDTEVLMSALSAMQDKTQHLENSLSAETRIKLDLFSALGDAKRQLEIAQGQIIQKDQEIKDLKQKIAEVMAVMPSITYTAATSTLSPVSPHYSSKFVETSPSGLDPNASVYQPLKK; from the exons tacATTTCTGTACCTGAAATTCCTGGTAGTTTGGGCCCTTGTACTGCTGGCTGATTTTGTTTTGGAATTCAGATTTGAATATCTGTGGCCATTCTGGCTTTTCATCAGGAGTGTTTATGATTCCTTCAGATACCAGGGATTG GCCTTTTCAGTATTTTTCGTCTGTGTAGCATTTACATCAAATATCATATGTCTGCTCTTCATACCAATACAatggttgttttttgctgccagCACGTATGTTTGGGTACAGTATGTCTGGCACACAG AGAGGGGCGTGTGCTTACCAACAGTATCGCTGTGGATACTATTTGTTTATATTGAAGCAGCAATTAGATTTAAGGATCTCAAAAACTTTCATGTAGACCTTTGTCGACCTTTCGCTGCACACTG taTTGGCTATCCTGTTGTGACTTTGGGCTTCGGCTTCAAAAGTTACGTCAGCTATAAAATGCgattaagaaaacaaaaggaagtgCAGAAAGAGAACGAATTTTACATGCAGCTTCTTCAGCAAGCTTTGCCCCCGGAACAACAGATGCTACAAAggcaagagagagaagcagaggaag CAGCCAAAGGATTGTCTGATATGGATTCCTCTATACTTTTGCAACACAATGGAGGCATTCCAGCCAATAAAAAGTTATCTTCAACATTACCGGAACTTGAATatagagaaaaaggaaaagaaaaagataaggATGCCAAAAAACATAACCTTGgaataaataacaatattttGCAACCTGTAGACTCTAAAATACAAGaaattgaatatatggaaaaccATATCAACAGTAAAAGATTGAATAATGATCTTGTGGGAAGTACAGAAAACCTCTTAAAAGAGGACTCATGCACTGCATCATCCAAAAATTACAAAAATGCTAGTGGAGTTGTGAACTCCTCACCTCGCAGCCACAGTGCAACTAACGGGAGCATCCCTTCTGCATCAGCTAAGAATGATAAAAAACAGAAATGCACTAGCAAAAGCCCTAGTACGCATAAAGACTTAATGGAAAATTGTATTCCCAATAACCAGCTAAGCAAACCAGATGCACTGGTAAG GCTGGAACAAGATATTAAGAAGTTAAAGGCTGAcctgcaggcaagcaggcagattGAACAAGAGCTGCGCAGTCAGATTGGTTCTCTGACCAGCACAGAGCGGGGGATTCGGTCTGAAATTGGACAGCTCCGACAAGAAAACGAGCTGCTTCAGAATAA GCTACATAATGCtgtgcaaatgaaacaaaaagataAGCAGACCATTGGCCAATTGGAGAAAAAGCTCAAAGCAGAGCAAGAGGCACGAACCTTTGTAGAAAAGCAGTtgatggaagaaaagaaaaggaagaagttgGAAGAAGCAACTGCTGCGCGGgctgttgcttttgctgctgctaccaG AGGGGAATGCACTGAAACTTTACGAAATCGCATCAGAGACCTGGAGACAGAGTGCAAGAAGTTAACGATTGACATAAAGCTGAAAGAAGATCAGATACGAGATCTAGAAATGAAAGTGCAG GAACTGCGGAAATACAAAGAGAACGAAAAGGATACAGAGGTGTTAATGTCAGCACTTTCAGCCATGCAGGATAAGACACAGCACTTAGAGAACAGCTTGAGTGCGGAGACGAGGATCAAGTTGGATCTGTTCTCTGCATTAGGAGATGCAAAAAGACAGCTTGAGATAGCTCAAG GGCAAATAATTCAAAAGGATCAGGAGATCAAGGACCTAAAACAGAAGATAGCAGAAGTCATGGCAGTCATGCCCAGCATCACATACACTGCGGCCACCAGCACACTGAGTCCTGTTTCCCCACATTACTCTTCCAAATTTGTGGAGACCAGCCCTTCTGGACTTGATCCCAATGCCTCAGTTTATCAACCCCTGAAGAAGTAA